GGAAGAaattatcaaaaattgtgaaaatagcagatctacatgctctaaccacatcacattgcaacatgtgagtaaTAAGCTTGcacatttgtaattatgtgacatcctttgatgaaaataatggttaagtggttaataaaagcaactaatcaattaatcaggatagtatatgaatatgattgttttctaatactttagataactagatttatgAGCACAGCAAACATTTATGACAGTTTATTGCTCTTAGCAGCGTCGGTCGCgaaagtttttcttttctctctgtttttcagcTCTGCCTTTTCGTTTTTTACCCTCATTCTCCATTTTGTAATTCTCGCTTTGTTCTTCatgtgctggtgtgttgttgtttctctcactcgctctctcaTCATGACTGCCTGTCATTGAAGGTGattgaaggggggggggggggggggggggcatcatagggccattggaccaggtattctttagacagacaagccaatgggcctctgctgtgtctgcaggctgcagcggagctctgtgggccggtgcatgtctctgcccctgggcTGGGAGAGTTACCGTGGCAAAAACTAAATAACCATCGGCCCATTATTGatcggcccaccgggaaaaatcccggtactcccaatggccaatccacccctggtGAGAAGTAAAATATGGGACATAGTCAAATATGGGAAACCTAAAGTCAAATATATCTATGTCTTTACTTCTGATAAATAGGACTGAGGTGTCATTGAAATCACATGACTCCACACATGTGATGCCATAGCAGGGCAATCTACTAACAGGAAGTACTTACTGTGAAGTCCAGTCAAAAATCAGTGACTGAGGATATAGCTCTTTAACTTCATGTGAAAGTTATAAACTTGTCATAAATGAAGTAGTGTTGCCAATTTTATGAGATTGTGTTTATGATGTATTTATGCACCACATGCACGCTATAACATGATGAaaagtgtctttaaaaaaaatctctgttCATTTTTCATTGCTGCACATTAGAAAATGTGGTTTGAAATGTGAGTCATGTATGTGGTTAAAGTGGTGAAATATGCATGGAAGTACATTAAACGTGCAATAACAATAGTTATTCAGGGATCTTAGTCTTGTAATGATTAACTTTAACTTATTTTTAGGCAGGTTGCAAAttatactattactactattaatTCATAATATAATACATTACTATCTgtaacagtaaaaacactgattaaTGAAATGACTTACATACTTTGGCCTTGAGTGTTACTGTTACTGGCCAGACAAGTCTTTCTTTTATACATTCAGGTGATTTAGACATTTCAGCTTCAGTGAGTGAAACAGATGTCAGCCTCAACTGAATTAGCAAATGCATATAACCTGGAGCAGTTTACCACAAGGAAAACTTTATTAAGTGTAATATTATCATTCTCTTTTCTAGTATATGATTTGCAAACACCTCTGGGATTTCATAATGGTATTGAGTGCAAATATAATGTATGGTTGAAGCAGCAATATTGCAAGATTCACCCACATTCATTAATAGATCACTGCAGACTCATTGAATGACTTTCCTGCTTTAAACCACATTAAAAGTGATTTTCCGTGCCGATTTTAGTCGGAAAGTGtttaactgaaataaatgtgtattttaaacattaatccGTTGATGCATCATGTCTGCACACAGGCGGCTGATGTATGACCACAGCGTTCTACTAGTCCTACATCACGTTACTTTTTAGCAATGGCTTAAACTTTTGCACAAAATTAATTGTCAAAAACTATTTAGCAAACAGTGTGGCTAATCAACACTGTCGGGAATTTATTCAGAAATATATGAGATATTTTGAGAAGGAAAAAATACACTGGTGGGGAGCTTTAGACCTAAATCTCCTCTTTAATCCCCTTCACACTTGTACGGCTAAAGTGGATTTAATGGACAAAAGTTAACAGCAGATCAAAGTTTGGATTGTAGCTGTTAGAAACATGTGCTAAGTGCTCACGACAGCTGCTACAACCTGAAATTAAAGTCATACTAAGTAAGAATGAGATAAGTGACACATTTGGGTTCATCAACTGTACCAAACAgccatatattttttatttcacaatgACACATTAGACATATACTAATATATATctcaaaaaacacatcagctgacatATTAtacctaaaataataataaaaaaaaaaacaatactttttttcAATTATCACACAGAGCTGAAGTCTCAAAGGACACAGAATAAAAGTGaccaaaacattacaaatgaaGGAATGCGTCAAAATACATTTCCCAGCACATATTTCTACATTGCATACACATTAAAATCGGGAGTGGAGATCTGAAACATCGATGGCTCACCATTTAAATGATATCTGTAAAGATGAGGGAAATTTCAAAGGCCACCGTATGGACTTCAAATCAGCAAACAGCCTGCTCAGCTGTCAGAAGCAGAGGACAGGCGAGCTGTATGATGAGTCATTCCATACACAGTAATTCGTATTGTTGGAGGATACCAGCACGTTCTGGTAAGCAGCAACCGGAGCTCTTAGCGGAGCTCTTGAACGTCGAGCACCAGGTCTCAATTTTGTCATGCAAACACAGGAGAACGtcctaaaaatataaaaactctGTCAGCATGGATTGTGACAAGGTGCCGAACACATtcatgaggattttttttttaactgaaaattATCAGCTATCATCAGAAAGCTTTCCAGtacagattcacacacacagaatagtGTTTTACTAATGGTATACAGTGCTCTTTTCATAGCAACCCCCCTTGCTTGTAATGCATCAGAATTTGAATGAACCGTACATACTGCGCCATTGCAAGTTCCATTACACTGTATATACTATACTTAGTGCTATACCACAGcagtttgtttcatttaaaaggcAAAGTGAGAGAAATGTTGATACGGCTTCTGTATCCAAATAATAACAAGGCCAGAAAGAGTAAGAGATAAAATCattataaaacatcacatttgaaaaactgaCTACAGCATAGATGGTTtgtccaaaagaaaaaaaagaaaaaagtcaagaCAGAAAATTGCAAAAATGTTTCTATCACCCAAACTAAATATTACAAACAGCATCTACAGAGAGACATAGATGATTTCTAATAACTTAAATACTTAAATTATAATGCAATACAATACTCTTCCATTTGGGGCCAGAGGTTAAGAAAATAGATCTGCTCAAAGCCTGCGTTAGAAACAAAAAGTAGACTTTTTGCCAACAGGTCCACAGGCTGAACAAAATAACCTAGTGATGTGTGCTCTGACTTGcaagtgttttgtgtgttcttGTGGAGGAGAGGCTGTCTCTCCGATCCCTTCAGCTCTGTAGTGTGATGCTTTGGCACAGAAACACCATGGGACGAGATGACGCATCACAACACGGTGCTAATGAGGGACACTCATGCAGGCCTCGCTCCGGTCCAGGAGGAGATAGGTCAGTGAACCCCAACATGCATCGCTACCATACTGTCAGGGCAACAGACGAGAGAGGGGCCGAGCGGCAGAGGAGAGGTAGGGGGGAGAGAGGGCAGTGGTTGGAATTTATATTGAATATGCTTCCAGCCATTGAAGATATATGAGAGAGGTGGACAGAAACTGAGAATCAGAAGGGGCAAATGGAATAAAAAGGACTaaggaaaacatttattttccaaaaagaTTCCTGGGTCCTGAAGATGACAATGATTGTTTTTGCTTGTTGTGATGGTTTTCCagcttctctgtttctctcgTTCCCTTCCATCTCACAGAGACGACTCCACTTCTCTGGTGATGGTGACTGCGGACTCTGGCCTTAGGTCCACCTGAGCGGCCGCGGCCTGCTCTGAGGTCTCGCTGATCACCTCCAGGTCTGAAGCGGACTTGCAGTCACTGCTGGCCTTCTTGTCCAAGCTTGTGTTCTGTTTGTCCGCAGAGCCGCAGCACAGCTTGGGGGCACACTGAGTCCGACAGGAGAGCTCACAGAGGGAGTCTCGAGACTCCGAGTTGAATGTGACGAACTCGGGCTGGATAGTGGTGGCGTGGATGCCCTCATCATGGAAGAAGTCCTTGATACGTTTGGCCACCTCCATGTAAGACGTGGGGTCATGGCACTTGATGTGTGCCGTGGCGATGATGCGGCTGCCAGCCAGCTGCCAGATGTGCAGCTCGTGGATTGCCAGGACGCCGTCCAGACTCAGCATGCGCTCATTGAGCCGGTTCATGTTGATCTGCTTGGGAACGGTCTGGAGCAGGATGAGGGCTGACTCCTTCAGCAGTGGGTAGGTGGTGTACATCAGGATGCCCACCATGATGACGCAGAGCGTGGGGTCCAGGTAGAGAACCCAGCAGGGTCCGGCCACCGTCATGCTTGGCACTGTGGGGCCTTCGAGCAGGTCCACCAGCGTGTGATTGACATGATGGTGGTCTGTGGTGTGGCTGTTGATACACGGGTTGACGCACATTTCTCCAGGTTTGCAGGGCTTCCACACAAAGATGAATATGACAGCATTGACCACCACGATGACGGAGCCCAGAGCGTCACCCAACACGTGCAGGAAGACCCCGCGCATGTTGAGCTGCGACGCCGAGCCGTGGTCCTGGTCCATCTCTTCATACTGCGTGTTACCGTTCATCTGCACCTCTGCACTGTCTTTACAGCTGATTTCTGTAGATAAAAGCAGGAGAGGTTAGTTAAGTATACTGAAGTGCCTTCATAACAAGGGAAGGTTAAATAATCTAATGGACTTTGACACCAAGACACaggtacacagagagagagatacagagaatGTAACAAAACCAGAAATGTTGCTTGGAAAAGTTTTAGGAGGCAACAATAAGTTCATTTCAGGCCAAAAAATAGGCTGAACACAATCAGAGAGCAGTTAGGAGGTTGCTGTGGCAGCCAGTTGTTAAATTGCTCTGTTGTCCCGTTGAAACAAAAGCGTCAGAGTTGCAGTGCACAGTGTTATCAGGTGATGTGTCCAAGGATAGTCGACTGGTGCTAATTCAAAACAGCCCGTTACACTGTTATATTATCCTCATGTTAGATTATAACTTTGTCTATGGCCTTGTGACTGAAGCTAGCATCTCCTAAACTGCTCTAGACTACAGataagggggtgggggggcataCCAGTACAGACCTCCATGGTGGATTAAATTAAAGTGAACTCCCAGCACATGGGACCCTTAACACTCTGTAGTAATTCACATTAAGCAAATTCAATTACTAACAGGAGTCAGTGTGGCAGCATGCGGAGTGCTGAGGGAACGGCACCTGAGCAAAGACTGCTCACTTCCATCCCGAGACACCTCCGGGTCATTCATCAGCGGCTAATGGTGCGACTGGGGCTGTCGACTCCACGGTTACACTGATGTATGACCCAGTAACAGCGCCCAGTGcatgaaggagggagaagggggagAGCCTCCATTTATTGAAACTGGCGGGGCCTAACGGTGAAGGGGGAGAAATGGTCTTGTGTATGGATTTAACCCTTGAGGGCCCACAGACGTGTATTCTACCCAAGgaggctttttaaaaaggtagTCTGCCATTTTATTGTGAGCAACAAGACATCAAAATCTCGTCTGAACCCACAGACGGTAGGAAGATCGGTGTAGTACccaaaccacacacaccagGGGGTTGTAGCAAGGTGCTGATCAGTGGAAGTAGActtgagaggaaagaaaaaagaaaaaaagtgtggcACACTATAgctccatttcttttttaacttttacttaCAGACGTTTCAGCCCTTTAGCCTTCTTCAAAgtcaacaataacaataacaataggACAAAGACACTGGTATGTTATGCAGGACACACCCTATAAACACATCTGATAGTATTTGGAAGATCCTGTTAAAccattaaaagtgaaaaaaagactAACAAAACAAGGTTACACATTCAAAGATTTAAATTTTACATGACAGATTTTTGGTTTCATATATTCACAaggttgaaaaaaacaaaacaactcagTTTTAGATGACCATAAACAACAACCTGAATGCCCAATAAATAGATGTACATTACAAACCCAAACACCTCTCCATAACTGTGAACACTGAGGTTATCATTATTACACAAACAATGATTTCACTTGTTTGTATAGTAAAAAGGTGAGCAGTATAAATAAGGCAAAGCAGCTCTGGTAATTGTGTCAGATTTGACATTTAACAAGTTTGGACTTGTCAAAAATCCTCTGGCTGAGTCAGGAGCTTCTACTCTGCTCTATTCATCAGCCAGCTGGTAGTGGTCAGTCTTTACAAAGCATGAAACCCGAGGCCCCAGCCAGTTAATATCAATGAATGTGGCCACGTTTCAGAGGTTAGAATGACCCAACAAATATCTGATAACAAGCACAGGCGTCTAAATGTCACCGTTATCCCATAAAACCACAGATTAGACACTTGGGACGAGGTTGAATGTATGTACTGTTGTGCAATCTGGACTGCAAACAATGAAGACAAAGTCTCCCTCGTTTGGAGGATTTAGACACTTTGTGCTGTACACTTTAAAACAGATAGGCTACTAAGTACAATTACACTAACACTAAGTACAATTACAAAGCTCCAAACTCACCATTTCTCGGTTTCACATCACCCGGGCTGTTGTGATTCCCCACCAAGTTATTGGTCTCCTCTCCTGACGTCCCGTTCCCAGCCTTCAGAGCCTTACAGGCTTTACCCTTCTTCTTACTCCCATGGGAGTGTCCTCCGTGTGAGTGTCCGTGTCCTCCGCCGGCGTGCCCGTGGAACAAGCAGAGCCCCAGCAGGTTCACCAGGAGCCCCACGGCGCCAACCCCAGCGACCAACTCCGGTCTCTCGATCTCATGGGCCTCGGTGAAGCGCTCGATCGCCTCCAGGACGATAGTGAAGCACAGAGCGGCCAGGAAGACGGCGTTCACCAGAGCCCCCATCACCTCCGCCCGGACCCACCCGAAGGTGTTCTTGTTGGTAGCATGAGTTTTCTCAGCGAACCGGACCGCGACCAGAGCCACCACCAGAGCAATTACGTCCGACAACATGTGGAAGGAGTCCGACAGCATCGAGAGAGAAGCGGTCAGCCGGCTGACCACCACCTCCACAATGAAATACCCAAAAGTCAAAGACAGCATGCAGAGCAGCCGGACACGATTAGGCGCACAAGCCATTTTCCCCACTTTTCCTcaccgtccgtccgtccgtcgaTTCAAGTTACGAGTTTACGTTAAAAAAACGTTTCACCGCGGCTAGCTCCAAGCTAACGACTAGCTAGCTGAGACAATAAGAGGCAGCGCTCACTTACTACTCATATCCAGTGATGGTAGCATCACCCGGTTTTAACAGTGGGCAATTAATCCGAGATATTACACTCGTAAACCTTATATATACACCGCGTTATGCACCCGCATATTCCAGACTTGTTTGCCGACGAGCTCCGCTTTGCAGACGGCTGAAACTTTGCACCCGAGCCGGTAAACTTTCCACACGGAACACAGCGCCGCGAAGAGGCACGCCCCCGCACGGTTTCTATTGGATGAGATGGGATGAGATTTCTACAAGGTCGAAGCTGATGGGTTGAATTTTGCAACTCTCGCAAGTACGCGAGGCAAGACAACAGTGGTTGCTACGCACGCCTAACTGTAACAGTACTCTCGCGATGGAGTTCTTAATTGCTCCTAATGTGAGTGGAGGCCTTCGCTGTATTAATGAATTGACAATATATAACACCCAGCTTAAAATAATGGCATAGATAAACAAAAAGGTCTGAGAATGTTTATGCCCATGTCTCCGTGTGCCCGATTATAGATGTCTTTGTCACTATTTGTTCTGAGCTTTGTGTAATTTTAGTCACAGGTCTGCTTTGAATGattatttttgctgtgttttacttatgactatacatatatatatatatatatatttaaattatattatatttatatttaaatatatttaaatccCTTTCAGGTCATGTGTGTCCCCCTGCGTTGTAAATGTGGTCAATTAATTTTCAATATATGAATTCaaacaaatgtaattttaaCTTTGTAGGTTAGTGTCAGACAGTTTCTTAGTAAGTTCTCAATGCCTTCTAATTTAAAGTTTAAGCTTTAAAGTTCTCACATTGTTCCAAGCATGTAGTTTTCTTGTACAAGATTGTCCATGGCCTTTCATCTTTCATAATGCTGTATTGATCTTGAGAAATAATTGATCCCATGTCTCATTGTTGGAAACTTGTCTACTCTTTTAGCCCATATATTTAATCAATTTTGAACTGAAGTCCCTTTATTTAACCATAATTATACAAACAGCACCCTTAATTTGACCCTCTGCTCTgctattaataaaaaacaaatgacttTCAGGTGTGAACGTTTCATGCTTTGTTCCTATTATCAGGAGTCTCTCTCAATACAGTTGACTTTTCATGGTAAACTGATGACCCCTGGTGGGAACTATCAGTCTTGATTAAACAATGTCTTTGTATTATAATTGC
This genomic interval from Scomber japonicus isolate fScoJap1 chromosome 17, fScoJap1.pri, whole genome shotgun sequence contains the following:
- the slc30a1a gene encoding zinc transporter 1a produces the protein MACAPNRVRLLCMLSLTFGYFIVEVVVSRLTASLSMLSDSFHMLSDVIALVVALVAVRFAEKTHATNKNTFGWVRAEVMGALVNAVFLAALCFTIVLEAIERFTEAHEIERPELVAGVGAVGLLVNLLGLCLFHGHAGGGHGHSHGGHSHGSKKKGKACKALKAGNGTSGEETNNLVGNHNSPGDVKPRNEISCKDSAEVQMNGNTQYEEMDQDHGSASQLNMRGVFLHVLGDALGSVIVVVNAVIFIFVWKPCKPGEMCVNPCINSHTTDHHHVNHTLVDLLEGPTVPSMTVAGPCWVLYLDPTLCVIMVGILMYTTYPLLKESALILLQTVPKQINMNRLNERMLSLDGVLAIHELHIWQLAGSRIIATAHIKCHDPTSYMEVAKRIKDFFHDEGIHATTIQPEFVTFNSESRDSLCELSCRTQCAPKLCCGSADKQNTSLDKKASSDCKSASDLEVISETSEQAAAAQVDLRPESAVTITREVESSL